The DNA segment AGTCCAGCAGGCCGTCCAGCGTACGCTCGACCTCGCTGATTCCGGGGGATGGGTCCAGGATGATCGACTCGACCAGGGGCTCGTACTCTTCCACCGCCCGGCGAGCCAGCGACGACATGGACCTCGCCAGATCGTCCATCGACCGCCCCGGGGGATTCACGACCCCTCCTTGAGCGTCCGCTCCACTTCCTCCTGCAACTCCTCGCGTCGAGGCAGGTGGAGCTGGTATTTCGACACGAAGAGCTGGTTGTCCATCCCCGCCAGGGCGTATTCCGCCAGGGCGTGGTCCTTCTGCGTGCAGAGGAGGATGCCGATCGGCGGGCCGTCGCCCTCACCCCTCACGTTCTTCGCGTACCAGCTCACGTAGGTGTTGAGCTGGCCGATGTTCTCGTGGTTGAATTCTTGGAGCTTGAGCTCGATGAGCACGTGGCACTTCAGGATGCGATGGTAGAACACGAGGTCGATGAAATAGTGCACGTCGCCGATGAGGATGCGTTTCTGGCGGGCCTCGAAGCAGAATCCGTGGCCGAGCTCGAGCAGGAACTCCTGCAGCCTGTCCAGGAGCTGATCCTCGAGATGAGATTCGCTCATCACTTCCCTCGGCCTGAGGCCGAGGAATTCGAAGATGTAAGGATCGCGAACCGTCAGGCCGGGCGTCGCCCGCTCCGCGGAGGCGTGGGCGAGCCCCGACAGCTTCGCCCGGTCGTGCGACAGCCCGGAGCGCTCGAAGTAGAGCGAAGCGATCTGCCTCTTCAACTCGCGTACAGACCAGTTGCCCCGGATGCACTCCGCCTCGTAGAAGGAACGTTTGGTTGCTTCACCTATCGCCAGCAGCTCGACGATGTGCGTGAACGACAGGCTGGAGATCAACGCCTTCCCGTCCGGGCCGGATTCGGGAGTCGCCGACTCCCGGATCATGGCGGTCGGCCCGGCCGTCTGGGAGATCACGCGCTCCGCCAATTCGGGAGGCAGCGACTCCCGGATCCGAGGATACGTCTCGTAGAACTTCCGGTAGCGTCGAAGTTCTCGCTCCTCGGCCCGGCTGACGCCGGCCCCGACCAGGCGGGCCGATAGATTCGCGAGGAGTTTCTCGCCGTACCGCGCGCGATCCGCGCCTTGCATCTCGTACTCGGCGATGTAGAGGCCGATGAGCCAGTTGCGGAGCGTGAGGCTGATGTTGACGGCGCGCCCGGCCTGGACGCCGAGATCGTGGTCGACGTCGCTGATCGACAGGACGAGGCCCTCGAAGGTCAAGCCGGCGGCTTGGGGCGCGGCGGGCTTCCTGGCCTTGCTCATGCCCCGTCCCCCATTTCCGGGATGCGGGAGGCGTGCCGCCGGAGACGCGGGGGCTGCGGGTCGGGGCTGCTGCTCGTCATGGCCATTCGTGAAGCTTACCGCAGGTGCCGTCCATGATCCAATCGAGGACTCCCCTCGCAGCCTCGCTCGGGGTTTATGGCGGAAGGCAACCGGTTTTATCTTCCGCCATCAACCGGCGAAATCACGGGCGGGGGGCCGACGATTTCTCGCCTCAGGACTGACCAGCGTGGAGGTTTCGCTTGGCCGGCGACCCCGGCCGTGCTATGACGACGCGATGAGGGCATTCGTCGGCGAAATCGATCACACCGGGCTCCGCCGGTTCATCCCCGAGGACCAGGTCGCTCGGAACGAGCTGCATCGCCTGACGCGTCGTCGTCACCCGGGACCGAGCGCGTTCGTCTGGACGCTCCTCGCCGATGAGGACGCCGAGGATCTCCGGGTCGACGTCGGCACCGGTCGTCACGCCGAGGCGTACAGCCTGCTCCTGAACCGGGCCGTCGAACTCATCTCGCTCCGCGACGCCGCCTCTGGCTGCGCTCGAGCGGAATCCTGAATCCAGGGGTCCGCGAAGCCGGCTGCGAGACTCCTCCCAGCGTCGAGGTGATTCTCAGGCATGGCGATTAAACTTCTTGCCGGATCACCCCTTCGCCGGAACCCGGTTCGCGCAAACTTCATGCCGATTCGGTCTTCCAGATGAGACTTCGTAGGACACCGAACAGATCCGGCAAACCCCGAGCCTAGCCTCGGGGATCATTCGGATTGACTCGGCCACGTCGGTGGCAAAGGCCAACCTCAGACGATGTTGGTCCTGACGCTGGAGGAGCGAGGCGAAGCTCGGGCCTGTAGCCCGTTCGTCGAAGTATTATGAACGTCTGAATATGTAATATTTTCAAGGACATAACGCCCTTTATGTCTTGTAACGATGATACGTTCTTGACCGTGGCCGCATGTTGGACAGCCGCTCTCAGACGCCTCGACCGTGGGCGAAGAGCAGCACCAAAAGGCGGAAGAGGAACCAGACGTCAGCGTCTGATAATGGGCGTTATACTGGTTCGGCTCGACTTGAGCCGATCCACCCCGGCTTCGCCTTCTCCCGACGTTGAGACAAGGTCCCGGCTTGCATACGCGCCGGACTGCGTCGTGCGGGCCCCCAGGCCTTCGACCCCGGGCGACGACAGGACCATCCTATCGCAATACGCGATACTTGGCCTGGACGCGTTCAACGCATTCTGCGATAGTAGGCCCAGGGCCGCTGCGACTTCCGGGAAACCGACATGCACGTATTGACCTTGGCGCCGCTGCGAGACTTCTGGCGATCTCGGCCGGGAGATCCTCAGGCCGAGTCTCGCATGAGAGCCTGGTACAAGCTCACCGAGGCCATGGTCTGGGCCAACTTCGGAGAACTCCAGCAGACGTTCCGCGCGGCCGACAAGGTAGGCAATTGCTTCGTCTTCGACGTCGGCGGCAATCACTATCGGATCATCGCCAAGGTCGATTTCGCCCGAGCCATCGTGTTCATCAAACGGGTGATGGACCACAAGGAATACGACAGGGATCTATGGCCCGACCAATGCGGGTGCCATGAGCCCGACCCGCCCGGGAAATCCAAGGCGGGGGCGGTCGCGTCGCCGAAAGAGAAGCCTGAGGGCAAGGCCCTTAAGAGAGGTGGAAGACGATGACGATCAAGAAAGGATCACGGGCCAAGGTCCCGAAGCGGCACGAGGCCGCCGGCCTTCCAGCCTCGTCCGGCGGGATGGCGAAGGCGAAGCGTATGAAGCCGACGGCGTCCCTCACGCCCCCCTTCCACCTTCGGAACTATCTCGCCCTGGTGAAGAAGTTCCCGCTGCAACCCATCCGGGACGACGCCCACCTCGGCGAGGCGTTGGCGACGGTCGAGACTCTGATGTGTCGGGACCTGGACGAGGGCGCGGAATCGTATCTGGCCGTCCTCACGGGCCTCGTCGAGGCTTACGAGGCCGGGACGCGCCCGATCCCGGACGCCTCCGAGGCCGACGTCCTCGGCTTGCTGATGGAGCAAAAAGGGGTCAGCCAGACCGACCTCCGGGACGAGGTCGGCATCTCGCAGTCCACCGTCTCCGCCGTACTTCGCGGCGCCCGAAACCTCACCAAGTCCCAAGTCGTCGACCTCGCTCGCTTCTTCAAGGTTCCGCCGGCGGTCTTCCTGCCGAGGACATGACGAAATAGCCGCAGCCGACGGATTCGCCCCAGGCAGGCGGCTCGTCGATCCTCGCCGTCCTGTAATTCTTCCGGGCATGGAGAATCCGGGGCGGGGATCGGCCTCGTCTGGAACTCGAGGTACGCCCGCAGCAGTCCG comes from the Paludisphaera mucosa genome and includes:
- a CDS encoding PDDEXK nuclease domain-containing protein; translation: MSKARKPAAPQAAGLTFEGLVLSISDVDHDLGVQAGRAVNISLTLRNWLIGLYIAEYEMQGADRARYGEKLLANLSARLVGAGVSRAEERELRRYRKFYETYPRIRESLPPELAERVISQTAGPTAMIRESATPESGPDGKALISSLSFTHIVELLAIGEATKRSFYEAECIRGNWSVRELKRQIASLYFERSGLSHDRAKLSGLAHASAERATPGLTVRDPYIFEFLGLRPREVMSESHLEDQLLDRLQEFLLELGHGFCFEARQKRILIGDVHYFIDLVFYHRILKCHVLIELKLQEFNHENIGQLNTYVSWYAKNVRGEGDGPPIGILLCTQKDHALAEYALAGMDNQLFVSKYQLHLPRREELQEEVERTLKEGS
- a CDS encoding type II toxin-antitoxin system HigB family toxin, translated to MRAWYKLTEAMVWANFGELQQTFRAADKVGNCFVFDVGGNHYRIIAKVDFARAIVFIKRVMDHKEYDRDLWPDQCGCHEPDPPGKSKAGAVASPKEKPEGKALKRGGRR
- a CDS encoding helix-turn-helix domain-containing protein translates to MTIKKGSRAKVPKRHEAAGLPASSGGMAKAKRMKPTASLTPPFHLRNYLALVKKFPLQPIRDDAHLGEALATVETLMCRDLDEGAESYLAVLTGLVEAYEAGTRPIPDASEADVLGLLMEQKGVSQTDLRDEVGISQSTVSAVLRGARNLTKSQVVDLARFFKVPPAVFLPRT